The Thermanaerothrix sp. genomic sequence CCCTGAGCCGTTACACCCAAGAGGTGCGCTCCCAAAGCTTCCCGGAAGACCTTCACGGGTTCTCCATGGACCCCTCCGATCTGGAGGGGCTTTAGGGGATGACCCCAAGGATACTCATCCTGGGGCTTGGAGCCCTGGGGGGCCGGATAGCCTGCCAACTGAGCCTCGCGGGGGTGCCGATCCTCGGAGTCTTAAGGGACCACGGGGGGACAGGGGGATCAAAAAAGGACATAACCTATCAGGACCGCCACGGCAACCTGCTGCGGGCATCGGTGCCCATCGCCGCCAGCCCCGCCGAGGCCAGGGACTTCAACCCAACCTATGCCCTGGTGGCGGTGAAGTCCTACCACACACCCCAAGTCTGCGATTACCTTCTCAAGGCCCTTCCCCAGGGGGCGGCGGCGGTAACGCTGCAGAACGGCCTTGGGAACCTGGAGAGGCTGGAACAGACCCTTGGCAGGGATAGGGCGGCGGCGGGGGTCTGCACCTACGGGGCGAGCCTGAGCGGGGATAGGGTGCTGTGGGGAGGAGACGGGGAGATCGCATTGGGGTCCCTGTGGGGCAGGGATCTTTCGGACCTGGCCCAGGCGCTCCGCTCCGCAGGGTTCAACGCGCGGCTCTCCAACGACCCCTTGGGGGACCTGTGGCAAAAGGCCGCGGTGAACTGCTGCATCAACCCACTCACCGCAATACTCCGGATCCCGAACGGCGGCCTCCTCAAGTCCCCTTGCCTTAAGATCGTTGATGCGGTGGTGCATGAGGTGGCCCTTGCCGCCAACCTCATGGGCGTTAAAATGGACCCCCAAAAGACGCTGGATGTGGTAAGACGGGTCATGGAGGCCACATGCAACAACAAATCCTCCATGCTCCAGGACATCGAAGCCGGAAGGCCCACCGAGATAGACGCCCTGTCGCTGGAGATAGCCCGCATATGCCGCGCGGCAAAGATGGACGCCCCGGTGTGCAGAACCCTGGGGCTTCTTGTAAAGGCCATGGAGGGGACCACGGAGTAACCAGCCCGTACCCTCGATGCGGGGCAAAAAGGATCCCGGGGGATCACCACGTCCCCCGGGATCTGTACTTTTTCCATAGACCCGCCGCATTGCCGCATCGGCACCCCATGTGAGACCAAGCCTAGGGCAGGGGGCCGTTCCACCATATGGGCTCCCCTATGGAGAATCCAAAGGTTACCCTACCGTCCTTGTTGTAGACGGTTATAAAACGGCCGTTGAAGAACTGTCCCGGTATGGACAGAGCAAGCCCCACCTCCCAGGAGTCATCCCTCCTGCTCCAATCCCTCATGACCATCCCCGCGGTGCCGAAGAACTCCGCGTTAACCCTGCCCCACCAGGTCTGCATGACCGTGCCGGACACGGCAAACCTAAACCACGCCGCCTGGTCTCCCCAAAGGGGTCTATCCCCCAGGCTGTAAAGCTCCTCCTGGTCCCCCAGGTAAGCCCTGTGGGGCGGGTCGTCGCCGTCCCCGGTCTCAATGCCTCCGCTCAGAACCACCCTCCACTTGTCCTTCCAAGGGACGTAGCGCTGGAAGACCGTCCTTGACAAAACCCTTTCGAGATCAGGGGCCCACAGGTTCGATTCAACGGCGTAACCGTTGGTGGGGAAGTTCCTGGAGTCCGTGTTGTCGTATGAGAAGTATAGATATGGGCCGAAAGAGCTGGAGCTGCCGTCCATCTCTATCCGCTCGGCCATGACCCCCGCCCCGATCCTGGTCCTGCCGTTGTCGAAGTACCTAAGCACCCTTAAGCCGTACCGCTCCCATCGGGAAGCCTCAAGCCCCTCGGGGGATATCTCCTCCTCCCGGCCGGTGAAGGCCAAGCCCCACTGGGAGTTGCCATCGTAAGGGGAGAAATAGCGCAAAACGCCTCCCCAGTGGTCTCCCACCCTGAGCTGCAGCTCCCCCACGTCCCCCGGGGACGCAAGGTCCCTTTTTACCGCCGAAAGGGAAACCCACCGCTGGGAGTGAAGGTTTGTGGCATAACCACCCACCGAGACCTCAACGGGGGGCCTTCGCTGGAAGGACATGACAACCGCCACCCCGCCATCTTCTTCCTTGGCGTATCCGTTCACCGCCAGGAACTCGTCCCTCCTCATGAGTTCCTCCGCCGCGTCGGACACGGCGTTCATGTCCACGGGACTCCCTATCCAGGACGAGAAGCGGCCCATAAGGTCCTGCGCCATGGAATCAGGCAAGCCCTCTATGATGACCCTCTTTACCAAAGGGGCCCTGTCCTCCCGGGTTTCCTTCTTCGCATGCCGCAGTCCTTCATCCCGCAACGGACGGGAATCCAACGCCGCCCTGGCGGCCCTAGCGCCGCTTTCCACGATGGCCCCGTATCCGCCGGGGTCCAAAAGGCCGAAACGGGACACGTCAGGACCTATTAGGATGTCCGCCTTTGCGGCCTCCGCGGCTATGGACGGGGCGGTTATTATGTTTATGGACTGGGCCACCACGTCGTAGAGGGTTCTTATGTCCTTCCGGTCCTTCCTGCCCCTTTCCGAGAGGTTCACCGCCACCACCGGGAAGCCCGGGAAGAGCTCCTTGGCTATGCCCACCGGGAGGTTCGCCACAAGCCCTCCGTCCACCAGGATCCTGCCGTCCACCATCCAGGGCTCGAAAAGGCCCGGTATTGCCATGGAGGCCCTCATGGCGTCCGCCAGGTTGCCAGAGCGAAGCACCACCGGCTCCCCGGTCTCAAGGTCCGTGGCCACCGCGGCAAAGGGGATCGGGAGCTTTGAGAAATCGCCTTCCCTGACCTTGGCGGATATGGTCCTGTTTAGGAACGACACCAGCCCCGAAGCAGACATCCCGCCCATTGGGCCTATCCGGTTGTGCTGCCGGTCGAAGTAGAAGTCCAAAAAGCCGGACCTGGCCTTGGGAAGGCGGTTCAGCGCCGCGTCGGGCAACGGTCCGGAGGTCCGGTCGTACAACAGGTCCAAGATGTTGTTGTTGCTTATCAGCGCCTCCAACTCCGCGGCGCTGTAGCCGCAGGCGTAAAGGCCGCCTATGATGGCCCCCATGCTGGTGCCCACTATCCCAACCACGGGCACCTGGCGCTCCTCCAACACCTTGAGCACCCCAACGTGGGCAAAACCCCTGGTCCCGCCGCCGGAGAGGACCAGCACCACCCCGCGCTCATGGTCTAAAGCCCAAGAGAACGACCCAAAGGACATCAGGATGACAAGGGACGACGTTAAAAGGGCGATAGCCCTCCTTAGCTTAAAGCGAACAACTCCCATGGGACACCCCCCGCCAGCGGTGTGGAACCAAAGACCCAAGGCATAAATCAACGTCCCAACAAGAACCCCCTTGGAAATACGTCCCTGTCCTCCTGGATCAGCATGTTAAAACCAGTTATGCTTGAGGTGCCCTTTACGAAGGGCAACACGCTCCGGAAGCTGCCTATCACGGGGCCCTCTTCCACGTATCCGGTGAACACGCTGCCGGTTATGCTCCGGTGGACGAACTCCTCCCGGGGTTTGAGCTTTCCCTTGGCGCTTAGGACCGCCATCTTGGCGGACGTACCGGTTCCGCAGGGGGATCTGTCTATGGCCCCTTGTCCAAACACCACGCAGTTGCGGAAGCGCCTCTCCCCCTCCTCCAGGGAGAACTCCACAAGTTCCACCCTGCAGATCCTCTCCTCCTCCGGGTGGAAGACCTGGATCTTTCGGTTGACCAGCTCCCGGATCTCCAACCCCAAGACCTGTATCCTCCTGGCCTCCCCGGGTTCTATGGAGAGCCCCAGCTGCCTTGCGGGCACGATGGCGAAGAAGTTGCCCCCGAACGCCACGTCCACCGTCACATGGGTACCGTCCGACAGGCGGATCTCAAGATCATCGGCCACGAGGAAGGACGGAACGTTCCCAAGCACCGCGTCTTTCACCTGACCGTCCTCCCGTACCTCAACCACCACCCTCACCAATCCCGCCGGGGTGTCCAAAACCACCTCCGTGCAGGGGGCCTGGGCCCTTAACATGCCAAGCTCCAACAAAGACCTGGCAAGCCCGATGGACCCATGGCCGCACATGGTAAGGCATCCCGATGGGTCCATGAAGATTACCCCGCAGTGGGCATCCTCCGAACAGGGAGGCGTCAACAGCGCTCCGAACATATCCCCGTGCCCCCGGGGTTCCCTCATCAGGAACTCCCTTAGGTCATCATGGCGGCTGCGGAACTCCTCCCAGCGATCCACCATGCTCTTCCCCTTAAGTATGGGGCCCCCGGAAAGGACTATCCGGGTGGGCTCCCCCCCGGTATGGGTATCCAGCACGGTAAGAAGGCGCCTGATCTTCAAAGGGCATCCCCCCAGGTGGATGGTTTGAGCTTCGAATTTTTTCTACAAATCCCCAAACATCATAAACCAACCGCGGGACGCACGCCACATCAATCCGTCTCAGGGGGCGTTATCTCGGGCCAAAGGGGCATTATTCCCGAGTCGTCCAGTCGATCAGGCTGCAAAGAGGGGTAGTAGGGGTCCACCGCCAAGGTCCGCTGGAAGGCGTTCCTGGCCCTCTCAAAATCCCCCATGGCCATGTACGCCCTGCCGAGCCAGAACCAGCCGTCGGACGAGCGGGGCATCACCGAAAGGTAGGCCCGGAGGTACCTCACCGCCTCCTTCAACCTTCCCTCCCCCACCAGCTGCTGGCCGCCCCGCCAGGCCTGGGTCATCAAGGGATCCCGCCTTTGAGCAGCCCTTACAACCCGCACACCGGCGGAAGGACGTTTCACTGCCCTGACCTTTATCTTGGCCTCCGCGGGCTGAGATAGGACGGCAAGGCCGGACAAGGCCAATCCAGCGGATAAGGCCAAGGGGCATAAGAGCTTAAGAAACCTTGGGCGACTAAACATCTAACCTACCTCCTGCCAAAAGGCTAAAAGACCCGGTCATCCCTCAGAACGATCCCTTCCTTGGGATGGTTAAGGGCACCATTACCACGTCCCCCACCTCTATGCGGGATTCCTTGGGCTCCTCCAGGACCTCCACCACAGCGTCCATTTGGCTCACGTACACCACCTTAACCTTGCCTATACGCTGGGGGTACAGCATCACCGGTTCCTCCCCATCCGCCGTCCTGGTAACCGTGGACCTCACCACCGGCAGCACATCCCCCTCCCGCAAGGTCTCCTGGGCTCCAAGGTTCACGTGGAACCGCCGGACGTCCCTGTCCCAGGCAAGGCCCGCGGCGGGGCGGGCGGCTGCCNCTATGCGGCCTAAGATGCGGTACCCACGCCTCAGGGATACCAGCTCCCCGGCACAACCCTTGAGGGCATCCTTCACCGCCGACCAGTAAACGGAGGCCTCAAAGTCCTTCCAAAAGAAGGGCTCCCGAAGGTCCCGGTACTCCGGCGTCCACCTCTTAAGGTCCGAGCGGGACACCCATGTGTATATGGGCTCCTTGGACACCGCCCCGTAAACCGTCATCCTGACGTACGCCACGGCGCTCATCTCAGAACCCAAAAGGTCCCTCTTGTCCAGCTTCAGGTCCTCCAGGTTGAGCTTCACCACCACGTCGTTGGGCCCGTATCCCCTCACGGGCCAGCCGGCCCCCACCTCCTTGTCCAGAAGGGTGGCCTCCACCATGGGGGCGGACTTCAGTATGTTCTGGAAGTACTGGGTCATCTTCTCCGGCAGGGCGTCGGAAGGGTCGTAACGGGACCTCCACACCCTTATGTCCGTGAGGTTGTGGACAGGAGAGGCTATCCTTATCTTTATGTACCTGTCCTGAGCATCCACCACGTCCAACGCAAAAACGGGAAGAGCTCCCAACATCGCTGCAACCCCAAGCACCGCCAAGAAGACCCAAAACCTCACGAAATATGTCTTAGTCTTAAACATATGGCCATCCCCCAAACCGCGTCTTTTAAGCACCCTTTGAATCAGCCACCGGGACAACCGGAACAAAAAACCATCTTTATTTTTGTCGACCAACCTCAAGTCCCCCATTAGCGCTTATCCCCGTAGGCCCTCATGTCCTCAACCCGCAAGGCAAGCCGTTTCTTAAGCCCCTCCGGAAGGTCCTGGAAGGTCTTAGACCCGTAGTTTTCAAGGTTCACCCTGAAGGCCTCCAGGTTGTTATCCGAAGGCCTGTAGTAGTGTTCCACCACGTCGCCGGAGGAGAGCAATGTGAGAACAAAACCGTCCTCAAAGTAAACCTTGTAGAAGCCGGAGGGATCCTTAAGCCCAAGCTTTTCGCAGTATTGGGGAGCCATGGAGCAGGGGAAGAACGCCTCCTGAACCGTTTCGGAGGGATAAAACTTCCACATGGCGGCCTCCCTCAACACCGGCACGGGAGCGGCAAAAGCACTTCCCGCGAGGAAGAGGATAAGCCCCATCGCCCAAACATATGCACCCCTCACAGGACATCACCTCCCCTTCCTATGATATACTTACGGCTCAAACCTTAAAAGCACCGCCCCGGACGTTGCATCCCAGGGGCGGCTTATCATATCCTTGAAGGAATACAATTAAAGCTCTTGAGGAGGAAGGTTCATGTCCGAAGACAGGTACAACAAGACTTACTCGGTCAGCTGGGACCAGATCCAGCGGGACTGCAGGACCCTTGCCAGGGAGCTGGTTAAGCTTAGGAGCTGGAACAGGATAATAGCGGTGGCCCGGGGAGGGCTGGTCCCCGCCGCCATAATGGCCCGGGAGCTGGAAGTCCGGCTGGTGGACACGGTTTGCATATCCAGCTATACCCTTAAATCCCAGGGGGACATGAAGATCCTCAAGAGACCGGACCTCGAAGGGGTGGACGAGAACTGCCTCATAATCGACGACCTGGTGGACACCGGGAAGACCGCCAAGGTGGTACGGGAGATGTTCCCCAAGGCCTATTTCGCCACGGTGTACGCCAAGCCCGAGGGCATCCCCATGGTGGACAAGTTCGTAACCCAGGTGAGCCAGGACACATGGATACTCTTCCCCTGGGAATCCGACGCGGCCTTCTGCGACCCCATCGTGGACCAGGAGAAGCAGGGCTGACTAGCTGCTGGGCCCATTAGCCAAAAGTCCCAGGGGTGCTAAAGGTCAATAACAAGGGAAGGAACCGGGCGCAGGCCTTAGGGGATGGACTCCCCCCTAAGTCTGCGCCCGGTTATGACGAAATAGGCCAGCTCAGCCACGTTGGCGCAGTGGTCCCCTATCCTCTCAAGGTGTCGTCCCACCGCCAAAAGGGCCAGCACCTTAACGGCCCGTTCTCTTCCTACGTCGCATGAACCGCTGAAGACCCCCACCGCCCTCTCCCTCATGCGGCTCCAAAGAAGATCCACCTGGTCATCCTTTCGGAACACCGAAAGCGCCAGGTCCGGATCCAGCCTAACCATGCAGTCCATGGCCTCGTCCAGCATCTCCATGCACTTGGAGAACATGGCGGGGAGCTCCTCCCACTCCTCAGGCATCTTGAAGGCCCCAAGGGGGGAGAGCTCCTCCCCCACGTTCTGGGCCTCATCGCCTATCCTCTCCAGGTCCTTGGCTATGCGGAGCACCGCGAAGCAGAAGCGAAGGTCCTCCCTCAAGGGCTGCCTTAGGGCTATGAGCCTTAAGCACTCCCCCTCCACCTGGACCTCCATGGAGTCCACCGGCATGTCGTCGGGAACCGCCGCAGGCGCCCCAGAGGAGATGAAGGGCCTTAGCACCCCCTCCAGGTTCTCCCTCACCAGGGCTCCCATGGATACCAGAAGCCCCATCAGGTGATCCCGGTCGCCCTGATCGAAGCCTCCTTCCTCCCCCTTGGAGCTGGAACCGAAGAACCTCAAGGCCACCAAAGCCTCACCCTGTCAACCATCATCTTTAGGGGCTCCCTGGAGGGCTCCCCGTTGACGGTTCGGAAGGAGTGGTCCACGCCGGGTATCTCCTGGAGGAACTTGTTCTCCTCCGGCAGGGGGACCAAATCCACCAGCCGGCGGCAGGAGCCCACGCTGAAGAGATCGTCCTCGGTCCCCCTGAAGGCCGCGAAGTACGAGGCGCTGAGGTTCTTGGCCCCCTCGTGAAGCACCGAACGGTCGGGCAGGGAGTTGAGTATCGGCAGTTCCAGCATGCCAAGGTCCGCGTTGCCCCGCAGGGTATCGCCGGTGCCGGAGGTCACGACCCCCATGACCCTGTCCACCGGCGGCTCCACCCCTACCATCCGGGAAGCCCCGGAGGCCAAGAGCATGGCGCCTATGCCTCCAAGGGAGAAGCCCCACAGCCACAGCCACCGGGGCTCCAGCGCCTCCACGGCTCCCCTTACGGCGCTGCTTAGGTCTTCCATCTCCTGGGCAAAGTCCTTGCCGGCGAAGGCTTCCCGGGCCCAACGGTTCTTGTCGGAGCCGAAGCTGACCCGGTCCCGCCTAAGCCGGCTGGTCTCCACCACCGCCGCCGCCGCCCCCCGGGAGGCTACGAGCCTTCCAAGGTCACCGTACTTGTTCCCATGATCTGGAAGGGCGGTGCCGTGGACGCCGTGGAAGACCACCACCAAACCGCCGTTCCAGCCCTCGGCGGGACGGATGAGGTGAACAAGCACCTTCTTGTCCCCGAAGGAACCGTCAAGGCAAATAGTTTCAAAGTCAGCCGCAAGATCCTTAAGGACAGACAAAGGAACACCCCCCAGAAAAGATCACTCTAAGGATCGGGCCTCCTCCATGCCGGACAGCACCGAGAAGGCGCACATGGCAAGGTCTGCCAGCTCATCCTGCCCCTTTATGACCATGACGGGGGCGATCCAATTACACCGTTCCTCCAACCTTGAAACCAGGGAATCCCATGAAGCCAGGGGCCCCGTGATCACCAAAAGGTCCACAGATCCCTCCAGGACCGCCGCTCTTGCGGCGATCTCTTTGACTATGGAGGAGACGAAGGCCTCGAAGACCAAGCGCGCCCGTTCGTCGCCCTTCTGGAGCAGCAAGTCCACTCCCTTGGGGGAATCGACGCCCAGATGCCTTAAGAGGCCTCCCTTGCGGGTGATCATGTCCCCCAGCTCCTCCATGTCATACCTGCCGCTGTAGACCATCTCGAGAAGCCCCAGCACCGGCAGCCCCCCGGCCCTATGCAGCGACATGGGCCCCTCCCCCATGAGGGCGTCGTTAACCTCGATCACAAGGCCTTCCCGGTGGGCACCCACGCTTATTCCAAGTCCAAGGTGTACCACCACCAGCCGGCACCGCCGGTAATCCCTGCCAAGCCTCAGGGCCCCAAGCCTGGCGGCGCTCCTTTGGGAGAGGGCGTGGAACACCGGCCGACGTTCTATGATCCCCGTGCCTGACAGCTTGGCCTCTGGGATGAGCTCGTCGGTGCTCACCGGGTCCCCCACAAGGGGTATCCCCATGGGGTGCCTCATGGAGAGTTCCATTGCCAAAAGCCCCCCCAGGTTGGACACGTGATGTCCAAAGGATTCCCTCTCCAGGATCTCCAGCATCGCAGGGGTGACCTTGTAGGTTCCCCCCGGAACGGGGCCCAGTATGCCGCCGGTGGAAACGAAGCAGTCCACGGCATCGAGGTCAAGCCTGTGCTCCACCGCCAAGTCCTCAACCGCCTGAACCCTAAGGCCAAGCTGATCCTTGAGTCTGGGATGCCTCACAAGGTCCTCCCTGCGATGACACAGCTCCTGCCGGAAAAGGGACACGGGACCCCGAAAAAGGCCCACATGGGTTGAATCCGGCTTGGGTAAGACGGAGAGTATGAGGGGGTCTTTCATAGGGGAGGAACACCCCTTTCTCACGGGTTCCGCAACCCTGGACTATGACTTGGGCGCTTGGGAGTCGAAGAACTCCGCTCAAAGCGCCTCATTCCACCGCCCCATGGGGAACGATCCCAACTACACAGGGGCGTCACGATATCACAAGGGCGACGCCGGTAGGTGCCGGCGGCGCCGCGGTTAAACCCTACTTCTTGCAGAACGCCGCCATGGCCACCGCGGAAGCTATGGAGAGCAGCTTGGTCTCCGCTGAGTCGGAGCGGCTGGTGAGAACGATGGGGGCCTTGGCGCCCACCACAAGTCCCGCGGTCTTGCCCTTGGCGAAGTATATTATGGCCTTGGCCATCATGTTACCCGCCTCGATGTCGGGGACCATGAGCACGTCCGCGTGCCCAGCCACTTCGGACACTATGCCCTTGTGGCGGGCGGCCTCCTCGCTCACCGCGTTGTCCAGCGCCAGGGGGCCGTCTATGACACAGCCCTTTATCTGGCCCCGGCGGTTCATCTGAACCAGCGCCGCCGCGTCCAGGGTGGGGGGCATGTCGGGGTTCACCACCTCAACCGCCGCCAGCACCGCCACCTTGGGGCAGGTTATGCCAAAGGAGTGGGCCACCTTCACCACGTTCTCCACTATGGAGACCTTGGCGGGCAGGTCCGGGTACATGTTGAACGCCGGGTCGGTTATGAAGAATATCCTGTCATAGCCCTCCACGTCGTGGATGTAAACGTGGGAGAGCAGGGAACCGGTCCTAAGGCCCTTCTCCTTGTTGAGCACCGCCTTGAGGAAGTTGGCGGTCTTCACCATGCCCTTCATTAGGATGTGGGCCTTCCCGGAGGATACCTGCTCCACCGCCGTCAGCGCAGCGGCGGCCTCACCACCCTTCTCGTCCACCACTTCGTAATTGGAGAGGTCCACGCCGAGCTTAGAGGCCACGGCCCCTATCTTGTCCGCATCACCCACCAGGATGGCCTCAGCGATACCCTTGACCCGGGCCTCTTCTACCGCCTCCAGCACCTCCGCATCGTCGGCGCAGGCCACGCTTATCTTGAGGGGCCCCACCTCCTTGGCGTAATCAAGGAGCTCAGACAGTGAACGCAGCTGTTTCATAGAAACCGGACCTCCCTATGACTGGAATTAAACCATAACGCCCTAAGGGCACCACGAACACATTATACTCTCCATCCACGGGAGGGAACACCGATTCCACATCAACGGGGACAAGAAACCACATCTTAAATATCAAACAAGTACACACCACGCCCGCCTCCGCCCTGCCTAGCATCGGGAACCGCTGGATGATAAAGTATCCACCGTGGGACGTGTCTATGCGTATAATAGCGCGGTTGACATTAAGCACAGAACGGGAGGGATCTTTCGATGGATCGAAACGACTTTAAGGAACGATTCGGCCTTGGGCGGTTTTCCACCAGGGAAGTGGTGATCATGGGGCTTTTGGTGGCCATGAACATAGTGCTGACCCGGCTGGCCAGCATAAGGATAACCATAGGATCCGTGGAAGGCATAAGGATAGGCTTCGGCACCCTGCCGGTGGTCTTCGGATCCCTCTTCATGGGGCCCCTGGCAGGGGGGCTGATAGGGGCCGTGGGGGACCTCATAGGTTACTGGGTAAACCCCATGGGTCCCTACATGCCCCACTTCACCATAACGTACACCATCGGCGGCATACTGCCGGGGCTCATATTCCGCTCGCTGCCCAGTAAGTGGCGGAACATATGGACCATGGGGCTCGCGATAGGGATACCCCACGTGGTCATGTCCTGCGTGGTGGTGCCGATGCTCCTTGAGCGGCTGTTCTCCCTGCCCACGGCGGTCACCATGCCCCCAAGGTTCATAGCCGCCGCCTTCATAATCCCGTCTTACACGCTCATATGCAGGACCCTGCTGTCAAGGATACCCCTAGGGGCACGGTTCATGGGCACTCTAAGGCCATGATCCCGGGCAAACCGATTTTCAGCACCTCTATGGCCCTAAGGTAATCGTCTATGCCGATCCTCTCCTGATCGGTGTGATCCAGCCTGGAATCTCCAGGGCCGTACACGGCCATGGGACACCTCAAGGGGGCCAAGACGTTCATGTCGCAGGTGCCCATCTTGGCGAGAAGTCTTGGGGCCATGCGGACGGATCTTATGGCGTTCCGCATGGCCCTCACCACCGGGTCGCCGCTTCCGACCCCGTGGGGTTCCAGGGCCTCCAAAATCCTAAAAGACGCGCCGCCACCCACAGCGGCTGCCAACACCTCACTGGCCGCGGCCACGGAGCTGCCCAAGGGAATCCTCACGTCCAACCTCACCCTGGCGCTGCGCTCCCCCAAGTCCCGCCCTTCCATCATGGCCACGGCGCATGAAAAACCCTCCATGGATGACACCGCCTCCACGACCCCAGCCGCCGCCATAAGCACGTCCGTGAGGGGCCCTGCGTGGCAGGACCTGTGGGCCCCTCCGTCGAAGGCGTAAACCTCCGCCAAGAGCCGCCCCCGGTAGGAAACCGCCACGCCGTCGGAACCGGTGGGCTCCCCCACAAGCAAGGCCTTGACGTCCCTAAGCCACGTAAGGGCGTGCCTGGCCCCCCTTGAGTCCTCCTCCTCCCCTACGGCCGCTATGAACACGAGTAAGACGCCGGGGGGAACTTCAACGGCTCCCCCCGCCACCGCCATGGCGCACAAGGGCCCCTTGGCGTCCACCGCCCCCCGGCCCCAAAGCTCCCCCGCCTCGATCCGAACCGGAGGGCCCCCGGGCACGGTGTCCACGTGACCCACCAGGGCCACCACGGAAGGCCCTTCTCCCCTCACGGCCACCACGTTGCCCGCCTCATCGGAGCTCACCCGTTCCCACCCGAAGGAGCCCAGGTTCCGCAGGAGGAAGCCGCAGGCCCTCTCCTCCATGCCGCTGAGGCTTGGTATCTCCACAAGACCTCTAAGAAGCTCCACCGGATCCATGGCACGCCTCCGAAAGGGCCCCTTCAAGGGCCTTCAAAACCAGCTCCGCGTCCTCCCATGAGGTGTGGAAGGAGGGAAGGAACCGCACCACCCTGGGTCCCGCGGCAAGGGCCAAGACCCCCCTGTCCTGAAGGGCCTTCACCAGCGCCGATGAGTCCGCCGGCACCTCAACTCCGGTCATGGACCCAAGGCCCCTCACCGCAAGCCCAAGGCCCCTCACCCGCTCCCGGAAACACTCCATGATCCGGCACACCCCGTGGGATGCCCCCTCCAAAACCCGCTGTATCCCGTAAGCTGCCATTGAGCAGGCCAGGGGATTGCCGCCGTAAGTTGACCCGTGAAGCCCCGGCGAGAAGTCCCCAAGGTCGGACTCCCAAAGGGTCATGCCGCAGGGGAAGCCGCCGGCAAGGCCCTTGGCAAGGCACACCACCTGGGGCTTTAAGCCCACCAAGGGGCTGGCCAGGATGGGTCCGC encodes the following:
- a CDS encoding ketopantoate reductase family protein; the encoded protein is MTPRILILGLGALGGRIACQLSLAGVPILGVLRDHGGTGGSKKDITYQDRHGNLLRASVPIAASPAEARDFNPTYALVAVKSYHTPQVCDYLLKALPQGAAAVTLQNGLGNLERLEQTLGRDRAAAGVCTYGASLSGDRVLWGGDGEIALGSLWGRDLSDLAQALRSAGFNARLSNDPLGDLWQKAAVNCCINPLTAILRIPNGGLLKSPCLKIVDAVVHEVALAANLMGVKMDPQKTLDVVRRVMEATCNNKSSMLQDIEAGRPTEIDALSLEIARICRAAKMDAPVCRTLGLLVKAMEGTTE
- a CDS encoding patatin-like phospholipase family protein, which gives rise to MGLWFHTAGGGCPMGVVRFKLRRAIALLTSSLVILMSFGSFSWALDHERGVVLVLSGGGTRGFAHVGVLKVLEERQVPVVGIVGTSMGAIIGGLYACGYSAAELEALISNNNILDLLYDRTSGPLPDAALNRLPKARSGFLDFYFDRQHNRIGPMGGMSASGLVSFLNRTISAKVREGDFSKLPIPFAAVATDLETGEPVVLRSGNLADAMRASMAIPGLFEPWMVDGRILVDGGLVANLPVGIAKELFPGFPVVAVNLSERGRKDRKDIRTLYDVVAQSINIITAPSIAAEAAKADILIGPDVSRFGLLDPGGYGAIVESGARAARAALDSRPLRDEGLRHAKKETREDRAPLVKRVIIEGLPDSMAQDLMGRFSSWIGSPVDMNAVSDAAEELMRRDEFLAVNGYAKEEDGGVAVVMSFQRRPPVEVSVGGYATNLHSQRWVSLSAVKRDLASPGDVGELQLRVGDHWGGVLRYFSPYDGNSQWGLAFTGREEEISPEGLEASRWERYGLRVLRYFDNGRTRIGAGVMAERIEMDGSSSSFGPYLYFSYDNTDSRNFPTNGYAVESNLWAPDLERVLSRTVFQRYVPWKDKWRVVLSGGIETGDGDDPPHRAYLGDQEELYSLGDRPLWGDQAAWFRFAVSGTVMQTWWGRVNAEFFGTAGMVMRDWSRRDDSWEVGLALSIPGQFFNGRFITVYNKDGRVTFGFSIGEPIWWNGPLP
- a CDS encoding proline racemase family protein, which translates into the protein MKIRRLLTVLDTHTGGEPTRIVLSGGPILKGKSMVDRWEEFRSRHDDLREFLMREPRGHGDMFGALLTPPCSEDAHCGVIFMDPSGCLTMCGHGSIGLARSLLELGMLRAQAPCTEVVLDTPAGLVRVVVEVREDGQVKDAVLGNVPSFLVADDLEIRLSDGTHVTVDVAFGGNFFAIVPARQLGLSIEPGEARRIQVLGLEIRELVNRKIQVFHPEEERICRVELVEFSLEEGERRFRNCVVFGQGAIDRSPCGTGTSAKMAVLSAKGKLKPREEFVHRSITGSVFTGYVEEGPVIGSFRSVLPFVKGTSSITGFNMLIQEDRDVFPRGFLLGR
- a CDS encoding tetratricopeptide repeat protein — protein: MFSRPRFLKLLCPLALSAGLALSGLAVLSQPAEAKIKVRAVKRPSAGVRVVRAAQRRDPLMTQAWRGGQQLVGEGRLKEAVRYLRAYLSVMPRSSDGWFWLGRAYMAMGDFERARNAFQRTLAVDPYYPSLQPDRLDDSGIMPLWPEITPPETD
- the gpt gene encoding xanthine phosphoribosyltransferase; its protein translation is MSEDRYNKTYSVSWDQIQRDCRTLARELVKLRSWNRIIAVARGGLVPAAIMARELEVRLVDTVCISSYTLKSQGDMKILKRPDLEGVDENCLIIDDLVDTGKTAKVVREMFPKAYFATVYAKPEGIPMVDKFVTQVSQDTWILFPWESDAAFCDPIVDQEKQG
- the phoU gene encoding phosphate signaling complex protein PhoU, which produces MALRFFGSSSKGEEGGFDQGDRDHLMGLLVSMGALVRENLEGVLRPFISSGAPAAVPDDMPVDSMEVQVEGECLRLIALRQPLREDLRFCFAVLRIAKDLERIGDEAQNVGEELSPLGAFKMPEEWEELPAMFSKCMEMLDEAMDCMVRLDPDLALSVFRKDDQVDLLWSRMRERAVGVFSGSCDVGRERAVKVLALLAVGRHLERIGDHCANVAELAYFVITGRRLRGESIP
- the buk gene encoding butyrate kinase; the protein is MKDPLILSVLPKPDSTHVGLFRGPVSLFRQELCHRREDLVRHPRLKDQLGLRVQAVEDLAVEHRLDLDAVDCFVSTGGILGPVPGGTYKVTPAMLEILERESFGHHVSNLGGLLAMELSMRHPMGIPLVGDPVSTDELIPEAKLSGTGIIERRPVFHALSQRSAARLGALRLGRDYRRCRLVVVHLGLGISVGAHREGLVIEVNDALMGEGPMSLHRAGGLPVLGLLEMVYSGRYDMEELGDMITRKGGLLRHLGVDSPKGVDLLLQKGDERARLVFEAFVSSIVKEIAARAAVLEGSVDLLVITGPLASWDSLVSRLEERCNWIAPVMVIKGQDELADLAMCAFSVLSGMEEARSLE